The following are encoded together in the Hoplias malabaricus isolate fHopMal1 chromosome 3, fHopMal1.hap1, whole genome shotgun sequence genome:
- the LOC136690811 gene encoding sterile alpha motif domain-containing protein 3-like isoform X3 encodes MCSYFPLEHEIDGATLGVFTERMAERLIPIIKKQVMFISLLDKLKAGESHKSLIEYTHGCGSKTQGSSHFAFPPLLLAALERRDPELKSSKKSKIRTLLLQALFDQLSSKTLYPSHNQYVQLLSSLITIYPCLRENFGSGFDALHESLKNKFKKERRPLISDDEVLRMRTKFAIPGSGRKRTSEVVQLQFKAGRRLAVNGAVATEVCMEERNITEIVKTMAEEVKKVRPDMLFLQEQMTKTRGYRRTYISSHSTREILMEFPCLKLPEILLLEMKDLQHIDIDKQVTTVLSKMAPMILLRASRTAVIKRCLETIEDCQEGPVKKGLQLEAAILCLPSLFSEDSSLLFTAEESDTLDIVTPQIILSGCKEGVPLQYSLVKVTMDKEIMVDDCTDVSLALGVLFSTYFVFGVEYPKGLKKTLTFLEAFVFKMKEERFLPITLKRVFNSLCE; translated from the exons aTGTGTTCTTATTTTCCCTTAGAGCATGAGATCGATGGAGCAACTTTAGGGGTTTTCACAGAGCGAATGGCAGAGAGACTGATACCCATAATAAAGAAGCAGGTCATGTTTATTTCTCTTCTGGATAAATTGAAAGCAGGTGAATCCCACAA ATCTTTGATTGAGTATACACACGGATGTGGCTCAAAAACACAGGGTTCATCTCATTTTGCCTTCCCCCCATTGTTGTTGGCTGCGCTGGAACGGAGAGACCCTGAACTCAAAAGCTCAAAGAAGTCAAAAATAAGGACTCTTCTATTGCAGGCTCTATTTGACCAGCtgtctagtaaaacact GTACCCTTCACACAACCAGTATGTTCAGTTGTTGTCTTCACTCATAACCATATACCCATGCCTGAGAGAGAACTTTGGATCAGGTTTT GATGCTCTGCACGAGTCCTTAAAGAACAAGTTCAAAAAGGAGAGACGCCCGCTGATCAGCGATGATGAAGTTCTCAGGATGAGAACAAAGTTTGCAATTCCAGGTTCTGGCAGAAAGCGTACATCTGAGGTTGTCCAATTACAATTTAAAGCAGGGAGAAGACTTGCT GTTAATGGTGCTGTTGCAACTGAAGTGTGTATGGAGGAGAGAAACATAACCGAAATTGTCAAGACAATGGCTGAGGAGGTAAAGAAGGTCCGACCAGATATGCTGTTTCTACAAGAGCAGATGACAAAGACAAGAGGATACAGAAGAACATATATCTCCTCCCATTCTACAAGAGAGATTTTAATGGAATTCCCTTGCCTTAAGTTGCCTGAAATT CTGCTTTTGGAAATGAAAGATCTCCAACACATTGACATAGACAAGCAagtcactacagtgctgagcaaAATGGCCCCCATGATTTTACTGCGAGCATCTCGCACTGCAGTGATTAAGAGATGTCTGGAGACCATTGAGGACTGCCAAGAAGGTCCTGTAAAAAAAG GTCTGCAGTTAGAGGCAGCCATCCTGTGCCTTCCGTCTCTGTTCAGTGAGGATTCCTCACTTCTCTTCACAGCTGAGGAA TCAGACACATTAGATATCGTCACACCACAGATTATTTTAAGTGGCTGTAAGGAGGGAGTTCCCTTGCAGTACAGTTTGGTGAAAGTCACCATGGACAAGGAGATCATGGTGGACGACTGCACAGATGTCTCGCTTGCCCTTGGTGTACTCTTCAGCACTTACTTTGTGTTTGGGGTGGAGTACCCTAAAGGACTTAAAAAAACTCTTACATTCCTTGAagcatttgtatttaaaatgaagGAGGAAAGATTCCTTCCAATTACGCTGAAGCGAGTATTCAATTCTCTCTGTGAGTAg
- the LOC136690811 gene encoding sterile alpha motif domain-containing protein 3-like isoform X6, with protein sequence MSDYTSWTPAEVCQWLERNSLGEFSDVFMEHEIDGATLGVFTERMAERLIPIIKKQVMFISLLDKLKAGESHKSLIEYTHGCGSKTQGSSHFAFPPLLLAALERRDPELKSSKKSKIRTLLLQALFDQLSSKTLYPSHNQYVQLLSSLITIYPCLRENFGSGFDALHESLKNKFKKERRPLISDDEVLRMRTKFAIPGSGRKRTSEVVQLQFKAGRRLAVNGAVATEVCMEERNITEIVKTMAEEVKKVRPDMLFLQEQMTKTRGYRRTYISSHSTREILMEFPCLKLPEILLLEMKDLQHIDIDKQVTTVLSKMAPMILLRASRTAVIKRCLETIEDCQEGPVKKGLQLEAAILCLPSLFSEDSSLLFTAEETH encoded by the exons ATGAGTGACTATACATCTTGGACACCTGCGGAAGTATGCCAGTGGCTAGAGAGAAACAGTTTGGGTGAATTCTCTGATGTTTTCATGG AGCATGAGATCGATGGAGCAACTTTAGGGGTTTTCACAGAGCGAATGGCAGAGAGACTGATACCCATAATAAAGAAGCAGGTCATGTTTATTTCTCTTCTGGATAAATTGAAAGCAGGTGAATCCCACAA ATCTTTGATTGAGTATACACACGGATGTGGCTCAAAAACACAGGGTTCATCTCATTTTGCCTTCCCCCCATTGTTGTTGGCTGCGCTGGAACGGAGAGACCCTGAACTCAAAAGCTCAAAGAAGTCAAAAATAAGGACTCTTCTATTGCAGGCTCTATTTGACCAGCtgtctagtaaaacact GTACCCTTCACACAACCAGTATGTTCAGTTGTTGTCTTCACTCATAACCATATACCCATGCCTGAGAGAGAACTTTGGATCAGGTTTT GATGCTCTGCACGAGTCCTTAAAGAACAAGTTCAAAAAGGAGAGACGCCCGCTGATCAGCGATGATGAAGTTCTCAGGATGAGAACAAAGTTTGCAATTCCAGGTTCTGGCAGAAAGCGTACATCTGAGGTTGTCCAATTACAATTTAAAGCAGGGAGAAGACTTGCT GTTAATGGTGCTGTTGCAACTGAAGTGTGTATGGAGGAGAGAAACATAACCGAAATTGTCAAGACAATGGCTGAGGAGGTAAAGAAGGTCCGACCAGATATGCTGTTTCTACAAGAGCAGATGACAAAGACAAGAGGATACAGAAGAACATATATCTCCTCCCATTCTACAAGAGAGATTTTAATGGAATTCCCTTGCCTTAAGTTGCCTGAAATT CTGCTTTTGGAAATGAAAGATCTCCAACACATTGACATAGACAAGCAagtcactacagtgctgagcaaAATGGCCCCCATGATTTTACTGCGAGCATCTCGCACTGCAGTGATTAAGAGATGTCTGGAGACCATTGAGGACTGCCAAGAAGGTCCTGTAAAAAAAG GTCTGCAGTTAGAGGCAGCCATCCTGTGCCTTCCGTCTCTGTTCAGTGAGGATTCCTCACTTCTCTTCACAGCTGAGGAA ACACATTAG
- the LOC136690811 gene encoding sterile alpha motif domain-containing protein 3-like isoform X2: MSDYTSWTPAEVCQWLERNSLGEFSDVFMEHEIDGATLGVFTERMAERLIPIIKKQVMFISLLDKLKAGESHKSLIEYTHGCGSKTQGSSHFAFPPLLLAALERRDPELKSSKKSKIRTLLLQALFDQLSSKTLYPSHNQYVQLLSSLITIYPCLRENFGSGFDALHESLKNKFKKERRPLISDDEVLRMRTKFAIPGSGRKRTSEVVQLQFKAGRRLAVNGAVATEVCMEERNITEIVKTMAEEVKKVRPDMLFLQEQMTKTRGYRRTYISSHSTREILMEFPCLKLPEILLLEMKDLQHIDIDKQVTTVLSKMAPMILLRASRTAVIKRCLETIEDCQEGPVKKGLQLEAAILCLPSLFSEDSSLLFTAEESDTLDIVTPQIILSGCKEGVPLQYSLVKVTMDKEIMVDDCTDVSLALGVLFSTYFVFGVEYPKGLKKTLTFLEAFVFKMKEERFLPITLKRVFNSLCE, from the exons ATGAGTGACTATACATCTTGGACACCTGCGGAAGTATGCCAGTGGCTAGAGAGAAACAGTTTGGGTGAATTCTCTGATGTTTTCATGG AGCATGAGATCGATGGAGCAACTTTAGGGGTTTTCACAGAGCGAATGGCAGAGAGACTGATACCCATAATAAAGAAGCAGGTCATGTTTATTTCTCTTCTGGATAAATTGAAAGCAGGTGAATCCCACAA ATCTTTGATTGAGTATACACACGGATGTGGCTCAAAAACACAGGGTTCATCTCATTTTGCCTTCCCCCCATTGTTGTTGGCTGCGCTGGAACGGAGAGACCCTGAACTCAAAAGCTCAAAGAAGTCAAAAATAAGGACTCTTCTATTGCAGGCTCTATTTGACCAGCtgtctagtaaaacact GTACCCTTCACACAACCAGTATGTTCAGTTGTTGTCTTCACTCATAACCATATACCCATGCCTGAGAGAGAACTTTGGATCAGGTTTT GATGCTCTGCACGAGTCCTTAAAGAACAAGTTCAAAAAGGAGAGACGCCCGCTGATCAGCGATGATGAAGTTCTCAGGATGAGAACAAAGTTTGCAATTCCAGGTTCTGGCAGAAAGCGTACATCTGAGGTTGTCCAATTACAATTTAAAGCAGGGAGAAGACTTGCT GTTAATGGTGCTGTTGCAACTGAAGTGTGTATGGAGGAGAGAAACATAACCGAAATTGTCAAGACAATGGCTGAGGAGGTAAAGAAGGTCCGACCAGATATGCTGTTTCTACAAGAGCAGATGACAAAGACAAGAGGATACAGAAGAACATATATCTCCTCCCATTCTACAAGAGAGATTTTAATGGAATTCCCTTGCCTTAAGTTGCCTGAAATT CTGCTTTTGGAAATGAAAGATCTCCAACACATTGACATAGACAAGCAagtcactacagtgctgagcaaAATGGCCCCCATGATTTTACTGCGAGCATCTCGCACTGCAGTGATTAAGAGATGTCTGGAGACCATTGAGGACTGCCAAGAAGGTCCTGTAAAAAAAG GTCTGCAGTTAGAGGCAGCCATCCTGTGCCTTCCGTCTCTGTTCAGTGAGGATTCCTCACTTCTCTTCACAGCTGAGGAA TCAGACACATTAGATATCGTCACACCACAGATTATTTTAAGTGGCTGTAAGGAGGGAGTTCCCTTGCAGTACAGTTTGGTGAAAGTCACCATGGACAAGGAGATCATGGTGGACGACTGCACAGATGTCTCGCTTGCCCTTGGTGTACTCTTCAGCACTTACTTTGTGTTTGGGGTGGAGTACCCTAAAGGACTTAAAAAAACTCTTACATTCCTTGAagcatttgtatttaaaatgaagGAGGAAAGATTCCTTCCAATTACGCTGAAGCGAGTATTCAATTCTCTCTGTGAGTAg
- the LOC136690811 gene encoding sterile alpha motif domain-containing protein 3-like isoform X4 produces MAERLIPIIKKQVMFISLLDKLKAGESHKSLIEYTHGCGSKTQGSSHFAFPPLLLAALERRDPELKSSKKSKIRTLLLQALFDQLSSKTLYPSHNQYVQLLSSLITIYPCLRENFGSGFDALHESLKNKFKKERRPLISDDEVLRMRTKFAIPGSGRKRTSEVVQLQFKAGRRLAVNGAVATEVCMEERNITEIVKTMAEEVKKVRPDMLFLQEQMTKTRGYRRTYISSHSTREILMEFPCLKLPEILLLEMKDLQHIDIDKQVTTVLSKMAPMILLRASRTAVIKRCLETIEDCQEGPVKKGLQLEAAILCLPSLFSEDSSLLFTAEESDTLDIVTPQIILSGCKEGVPLQYSLVKVTMDKEIMVDDCTDVSLALGVLFSTYFVFGVEYPKGLKKTLTFLEAFVFKMKEERFLPITLKRVFNSLCE; encoded by the exons ATGGCAGAGAGACTGATACCCATAATAAAGAAGCAGGTCATGTTTATTTCTCTTCTGGATAAATTGAAAGCAGGTGAATCCCACAA ATCTTTGATTGAGTATACACACGGATGTGGCTCAAAAACACAGGGTTCATCTCATTTTGCCTTCCCCCCATTGTTGTTGGCTGCGCTGGAACGGAGAGACCCTGAACTCAAAAGCTCAAAGAAGTCAAAAATAAGGACTCTTCTATTGCAGGCTCTATTTGACCAGCtgtctagtaaaacact GTACCCTTCACACAACCAGTATGTTCAGTTGTTGTCTTCACTCATAACCATATACCCATGCCTGAGAGAGAACTTTGGATCAGGTTTT GATGCTCTGCACGAGTCCTTAAAGAACAAGTTCAAAAAGGAGAGACGCCCGCTGATCAGCGATGATGAAGTTCTCAGGATGAGAACAAAGTTTGCAATTCCAGGTTCTGGCAGAAAGCGTACATCTGAGGTTGTCCAATTACAATTTAAAGCAGGGAGAAGACTTGCT GTTAATGGTGCTGTTGCAACTGAAGTGTGTATGGAGGAGAGAAACATAACCGAAATTGTCAAGACAATGGCTGAGGAGGTAAAGAAGGTCCGACCAGATATGCTGTTTCTACAAGAGCAGATGACAAAGACAAGAGGATACAGAAGAACATATATCTCCTCCCATTCTACAAGAGAGATTTTAATGGAATTCCCTTGCCTTAAGTTGCCTGAAATT CTGCTTTTGGAAATGAAAGATCTCCAACACATTGACATAGACAAGCAagtcactacagtgctgagcaaAATGGCCCCCATGATTTTACTGCGAGCATCTCGCACTGCAGTGATTAAGAGATGTCTGGAGACCATTGAGGACTGCCAAGAAGGTCCTGTAAAAAAAG GTCTGCAGTTAGAGGCAGCCATCCTGTGCCTTCCGTCTCTGTTCAGTGAGGATTCCTCACTTCTCTTCACAGCTGAGGAA TCAGACACATTAGATATCGTCACACCACAGATTATTTTAAGTGGCTGTAAGGAGGGAGTTCCCTTGCAGTACAGTTTGGTGAAAGTCACCATGGACAAGGAGATCATGGTGGACGACTGCACAGATGTCTCGCTTGCCCTTGGTGTACTCTTCAGCACTTACTTTGTGTTTGGGGTGGAGTACCCTAAAGGACTTAAAAAAACTCTTACATTCCTTGAagcatttgtatttaaaatgaagGAGGAAAGATTCCTTCCAATTACGCTGAAGCGAGTATTCAATTCTCTCTGTGAGTAg
- the LOC136690811 gene encoding sterile alpha motif domain-containing protein 3-like isoform X5 codes for MSDYTSWTPAEVCQWLERNSLGEFSDVFMEHEIDGATLGVFTERMAERLIPIIKKQVMFISLLDKLKAGESHKSLIEYTHGCGSKTQGSSHFAFPPLLLAALERRDPELKSSKKSKIRTLLLQALFDQLSSKTLYPSHNQYVQLLSSLITIYPCLRENFGSGFDALHESLKNKFKKERRPLISDDEVLRMRTKFAIPGSGRKRTSEVVQLQFKAGRRLAVNGAVATEVCMEERNITEIVKTMAEEVKKVRPDMLFLQEQMTKTRGYRRTYISSHSTREILMEFPCLKLPEILLLEMKDLQHIDIDKQVTTVLSKMAPMILLRASRTAVIKRCLETIEDCQEGPVKKGLQLEAAILCLPSLFSEDSSLLFTAEEVIFCFCLVRHIRYRHTTDYFKWL; via the exons ATGAGTGACTATACATCTTGGACACCTGCGGAAGTATGCCAGTGGCTAGAGAGAAACAGTTTGGGTGAATTCTCTGATGTTTTCATGG AGCATGAGATCGATGGAGCAACTTTAGGGGTTTTCACAGAGCGAATGGCAGAGAGACTGATACCCATAATAAAGAAGCAGGTCATGTTTATTTCTCTTCTGGATAAATTGAAAGCAGGTGAATCCCACAA ATCTTTGATTGAGTATACACACGGATGTGGCTCAAAAACACAGGGTTCATCTCATTTTGCCTTCCCCCCATTGTTGTTGGCTGCGCTGGAACGGAGAGACCCTGAACTCAAAAGCTCAAAGAAGTCAAAAATAAGGACTCTTCTATTGCAGGCTCTATTTGACCAGCtgtctagtaaaacact GTACCCTTCACACAACCAGTATGTTCAGTTGTTGTCTTCACTCATAACCATATACCCATGCCTGAGAGAGAACTTTGGATCAGGTTTT GATGCTCTGCACGAGTCCTTAAAGAACAAGTTCAAAAAGGAGAGACGCCCGCTGATCAGCGATGATGAAGTTCTCAGGATGAGAACAAAGTTTGCAATTCCAGGTTCTGGCAGAAAGCGTACATCTGAGGTTGTCCAATTACAATTTAAAGCAGGGAGAAGACTTGCT GTTAATGGTGCTGTTGCAACTGAAGTGTGTATGGAGGAGAGAAACATAACCGAAATTGTCAAGACAATGGCTGAGGAGGTAAAGAAGGTCCGACCAGATATGCTGTTTCTACAAGAGCAGATGACAAAGACAAGAGGATACAGAAGAACATATATCTCCTCCCATTCTACAAGAGAGATTTTAATGGAATTCCCTTGCCTTAAGTTGCCTGAAATT CTGCTTTTGGAAATGAAAGATCTCCAACACATTGACATAGACAAGCAagtcactacagtgctgagcaaAATGGCCCCCATGATTTTACTGCGAGCATCTCGCACTGCAGTGATTAAGAGATGTCTGGAGACCATTGAGGACTGCCAAGAAGGTCCTGTAAAAAAAG GTCTGCAGTTAGAGGCAGCCATCCTGTGCCTTCCGTCTCTGTTCAGTGAGGATTCCTCACTTCTCTTCACAGCTGAGGAA gtcattttctgtttctgtctagTCAGACACATTAGATATCGTCACACCACAGATTATTTTAAGTGGCTGTAA
- the tomm22 gene encoding mitochondrial import receptor subunit TOM22 homolog — protein MQSLSPDAGPVETRPHEDDIEGEDEDLDETLVERLWGLTEMFPDTLRSAAEVSARCSVSVTKKLFSFSRTALWVGTTSFMILVLPVVFETERLQLEQQQLQQQRQILLGPNAGISGGMPGMMPPGPGKL, from the exons ATGCAGTCTCTTTCTCCAGACGCGGGGCCTGTGGAAACACGGCCGCATGAAGATGATATCGAGGGAGAAGACGAAGAC CTGGATGAGACCTTAGTTGAGAGGCTCTGGGGACTAACTGAGATGTTTCCAGACACACTGCGGTCAGCAGCTGAAGTATCAGCACGGTGCTCAGTGTCCGTAACCAAGAAACTTTTCAG TTTTTCCCGCACTGCACTTTGGGTTGGCACCACTTCTTTTATGATTTTGGTTCTTCCAGTTGTCTTTGAGACAGAGCGACTACAGCTGGAACAGCAGCAGTTACAACAGCAGAGACAG ATTTTATTGGGTCCAAATGCTGGGATATCTGGTGGAATGCCTGGAATGATGCCTCCTGGTCCTGGAAAGCTCTGA
- the LOC136690811 gene encoding uncharacterized protein isoform X1, which translates to MFSWVRSTKQDPKGLSCSMYYCPNCSVKKHSLSKYLRHLQYFHESEPNFSVKCGLDNGCPNVYKKISSFKVHIFRKHNSIKENLDKECKLPYVNEDEGGDEDSDYDEIVHTELLSEKLSHFTENVQKHFGLFCLKLQEKHIVSKTVTHSISQEVKSLIELFNEQYRALLKTCLQDAHTELDSLSDLKALIEDNLFGKCFEHVTSDYQFERYCIKEFGLVQPVEYILGTDQRGKKDTFQYIPILEVLCHILKRKEVFLFVQKERVSDGDTLTDFTDGSFSKKKHVLLCCRKSDKLLKLQLYTDEFEILNSLGSKKLIHKIACFYFVVGNLPLKYRSQLQNIHVSVLVRNKLLQKYGYEPILQPLIRDLIELQNKGISVSVEGQTHVLKGALFSISADNLSAHSLAGFSACFSHGFICRFCMCHHDNMCDSTDESSCSLRTPDDHRGHLGVQNSKSLYGVAEHCPFEKIPHFEVTESFPPDLMHDVLEGVIPHVTRLVLKNLNSDKLITIQQLNERLQEFPFGQNDVTHRPVLLRQTILQGSGIQGKAVEKFVLFRLLPFLIGDFVPKRNSYWDLYLLLRSVCDILLAPVIKTSWLSPLTALITEFLTSFQRLFPDDFIPKIHYLVHYPRLIENFGPLRAHWCLRYESKHLYFKRLSSVVSNYQNIAKTLAKRYQMRQCWESQCSTSWNSEAVPHSVTEIPLRVLPSQLREIFVSDTASFADSVWKTKHLEHDRVQYKVGDYYILDLLHAEEIPVFFKLIHIIKFHGEWKLCGRIYQSSHYSEHLHAYGVKSTTHWMVLYPGEEVDYHPLDCYTDGKGELYITLLHRPVRENLILITK; encoded by the coding sequence ATGTTTTCATGGGTGAGATCCACCAAACAAGATCCTAAAGGACTGTCCTGCTCCATGTACTATTGCCCCAACTGCTCTGTTAAGAAACATTCATTATCAAAATATTTGAGGCATTTGCAGTATTTTCATGAAAGTGAACCTAACTTCTCTGTCAAATGTGGACTTGACAATGGTTGTCCTAATGTTTACAAGAAAATAAGTTCTTTTAAGGTTCATATTTTCCGTAAACATAACTCAATCAAAGAGAACTTGGACAAAGAGTGCAAGCTGCCGTATGTTAATGAAGACGAAGGTggtgacgaagacagtgattaTGATGAAATTGTCCATACAGAATTGCTCTCTGAAAAGTTAAGccattttacagaaaatgttcAGAAACACTTTGGCCTGTTTTGTTTAAAGCTACAGGAAAAACACATTGTTTCTAAGACTGTTACTCATAGTATTTCACAGGAGGTAAAAAGTTTAATTGAGCTGTTCAATGAACAGTATCGAGCTCTGCTAAAGACTTGCCTTCAAGATGCACATACAGAGCTTGATAGCCTTTCAGATCTTAAAGCACTAATTGAAGACAATCTATTTGGAAAGTGCTTTGAGCATGTAACTTCAGACTATCAGTTTGAACGGTACTGCATAAAAGAATTTGGATTGGTTCAACCTGTTGAGTATATACTTGGAACTGAccagagagggaaaaaagacaCTTTTCAGTACATACCTATTTTGGAAGTTCTTTGTCATATTTTAAAGAGGAAGGAAGTGTTCTTGTTTGTACAAAAGGAGAGAGTTTCTGATGGCGATACATTAACAGATTTCACTGATGGGTCTTTTTCTAAGAAGAAGCATGTGCTTCTTTGTTGCAGAAAGTCAGACAAATTGTTAAAATTGCAGTTGTACACAGATGAGTTTGAAATTTTGAATAGCCTTGGCTCCAAAAAATTGATTCACAAGATAGCCTGTTTCTATTTTGTTGTTGGAAATCTACCACTAAAGTACCGTTCACAACTTCAGAACATACATGTTTCTGTTTTAGTTCGAAACAAGTTATTACAAAAGTATGGTTATGAGCCTATTCTTCAGCCGCTCATCCGTGATCTCATAGAGCTACAAAACAAAGGAATATCAGTCAGTGTTGAGGGCCAAACTCATGTCCTGAAAGGAGCACTTTTTTCAATTTCAGCTGACAACCTATCTGCCCATTCCCTAGCTGGTTTCAGTGCATGTTTTAGTCATGGCTTCATTTGTCGATTCTGTATGTGCCATCATGACAACATGTGTGATTCAACTGATGAGTCATCCTGCTCCCTTCGGACCCCTGATGACCACAGAGGCCATTTAGGAGTACAAAATTCAAAATCTCTCTATGGTGTTGCTGAGCATTGTCCATTTGAAAAAATTCCTCATTTTGAGGTGACCGAATCTTTTCCACCAGATCTTATGCATGATGTATTAGAGGGTGTAATTCCACATGTTACAAGGTTAGTCTTAAAGAATCTGAACAGTGATAAACTTATCACAATTCAGCAGTTGAATGAACGACTCCAGGAGTTCCCTTTTGGACAAAATGATGTTACACACAGGCCGGTGTTGTTGAGACAGACAATCCTGCAGGGAAGTGGAATTCAAGGAAAAGCTGTTGAAAAATTTGTATTGTTTCGTCTTCTACCCTTCCTAATTGGAGACTTTGTTCCTAAACGGAATTCATACTGGGATCTCTATCTGTTGTTGCGATCAGTGTGTGACATCCTTCTTGCACCTGTCATTAAAACAAGTTGGCTAAGTCCTCTGACAGctttaataacagaatttctgaCAAGTTTTCAAAGATTGTTTCCAGATGATTTCATACCAAAGATCCATTACTTGGTTCACTACCCACGCTTGATAGAGAATTTTGGACCTCTAAGGGCACACTGGTGTCTTAGGTATGAGTCAAAGCACCTCTATTTCAAACGACTTTCATCTGTGGTTAGCAACTACCAGAATATTGCAAAAACTCTTGCAAAGCGCTACCAAATGAGACAGTGTTGGGAGTCCCAATGTAGTACCAGTTGGAATTCAGAAGCAGTCCCTCACAGTGTAACAGAAATACCTTTGCGAGTGCTCCCTTCTCAACTGAGGGAAATTTTTGTAAGTGATACTGCAAGTTTCGCAGACTCTGTttggaaaacaaaacacttgGAACATGACAGAGTCCAGTACAAAGTTGGAGATTACTACATTCTTGATCTTTTACATGCTGAGGAGattccagttttttttaaactgattcACATAATTAAGTTCCATGGTGAGTGGAAACTGTGTGGGAGGATTTACCAAAGTTCCCACTATTCAGAACATTTACATGCCTATGGTGTGAAGTCTACTACCCATTGGATGGTTCTGTACCCTGGTGAAGAAGTAGACTATCATCCGCTTGACTGCTACACAGATGGGAAAGGCGAACTTTACATCACCCTGCTTCATCGTCCTGTGAGAGAAAACTTAATCCTAATTACAAAATGA